The following proteins are encoded in a genomic region of Porphyrobacter sp. CACIAM 03H1:
- a CDS encoding class I SAM-dependent methyltransferase, whose translation MAKDLPPPYTAMSRHPMMPRTSHDEAARFNFLTHFNRYLSGPIGGGNRLAYEKRVLPAFRAEHGRDPEHRYEIRDAMNRDPWHRMWSALKRNSMEMRQHNGRQVVLRQLDELDAMARQFNEHSGMLELDPAIEQPEYQTAVDIHCQPGGYHGEERAGDVTVGANYDVGLFATTGGALGGLNDGGGQAVVGWIRSERPDWKPRRILDIGCTIGHNAVPIAQAFPDAEVIAIDTAAASLRYGAARAAAMGVKNIRFVQASGEDLSRWADGHFDWVQTTMFLHELSAKSMPRILAEANRVLAPGGLILHIEQPQYSDEMPLFEQFMRDWDAFNNNEPFWSAMHGQDLKEVMAKAGFPRDCQFVAGVRAVVDPEIFPPSPDAGEEDYGRAAIWNAYGAWKPLAGEQQVAA comes from the coding sequence ATGGCCAAAGACCTGCCCCCGCCCTACACCGCGATGAGCCGCCATCCGATGATGCCGCGCACCTCCCACGACGAGGCGGCGCGCTTCAACTTCCTGACGCACTTCAACCGCTATCTTTCCGGTCCCATCGGCGGCGGCAACCGGCTGGCGTACGAAAAGCGGGTGCTGCCGGCCTTCCGGGCCGAGCATGGCCGCGATCCCGAGCACCGCTACGAGATCCGCGACGCGATGAACCGGGATCCGTGGCACCGCATGTGGTCGGCGCTCAAGCGCAATTCGATGGAGATGCGCCAGCACAACGGACGCCAGGTGGTGCTGCGCCAGCTCGACGAGCTCGATGCCATGGCGCGCCAGTTCAACGAGCATTCGGGGATGCTCGAGCTCGATCCCGCGATCGAGCAGCCCGAATACCAGACCGCCGTCGATATCCATTGCCAGCCCGGCGGCTATCACGGCGAGGAGCGTGCCGGAGACGTGACGGTCGGGGCGAACTACGATGTCGGCCTGTTCGCGACCACCGGCGGCGCGCTCGGCGGACTGAACGACGGCGGCGGGCAGGCGGTGGTCGGCTGGATCAGGTCCGAGCGGCCCGACTGGAAGCCCCGCCGCATCCTCGATATCGGCTGCACCATCGGCCACAACGCCGTGCCGATCGCCCAGGCCTTCCCCGATGCCGAGGTGATCGCGATCGACACTGCCGCGGCCTCGCTGCGCTATGGCGCGGCCCGGGCGGCGGCGATGGGGGTGAAGAACATCCGCTTCGTCCAGGCCTCGGGCGAGGATCTGTCGCGCTGGGCCGACGGGCATTTCGATTGGGTGCAGACCACCATGTTCCTGCACGAACTGTCGGCGAAGTCGATGCCGCGCATCCTCGCCGAGGCCAACCGCGTGCTCGCGCCGGGCGGGCTGATCCTGCACATCGAGCAGCCGCAATATTCTGACGAAATGCCGCTGTTCGAGCAGTTCATGCGCGACTGGGACGCGTTCAACAACAACGAGCCCTTCTGGTCGGCGATGCACGGACAGGATCTCAAGGAGGTGATGGCGAAGGCCGGCTTCCCGCGCGATTGCCAGTTCGTCGCCGGGGTGCGGGCGGTGGTCGATCCGGAGATCTTTCCGCCGTCACCCGACGCGGGCGAGGAAGACTATGGCCGCGCCGCGATCTGGAACGCCTACGGCGCGTGGAAGCCGCTCGCGGGCGAACAGCAGGTGGCGGCATGA
- a CDS encoding DUF1330 domain-containing protein — protein sequence MPAYMIVTAAIRDREAFIAGYGAAAAALIPKFGGEYMLRGPGAECLEGQFGEGASMVISKWPDRAAARAFWNSPEYAEAKKLREGLADVQVLLIDGPDLIAGSG from the coding sequence ATGCCCGCCTACATGATCGTCACCGCCGCGATCCGCGACCGGGAGGCCTTCATCGCCGGCTACGGCGCGGCGGCGGCGGCCCTGATCCCGAAGTTCGGCGGCGAATACATGCTGCGCGGTCCGGGCGCCGAATGCCTCGAGGGCCAGTTCGGGGAGGGGGCCAGCATGGTCATCTCCAAATGGCCCGACCGCGCGGCGGCCAGGGCCTTCTGGAACAGCCCCGAATATGCCGAGGCGAAGAAATTGCGCGAAGGGCTGGCCGATGTGCAGGTGCTGCTGATCGACGGGCCCGATCTTATTGCAGGATCTGGTTGA
- a CDS encoding VOC family protein: MRMIALAAATSLLAGCVVDIGSSAPRAAAAPATASPGVAAPKERLPTDVRRATIIVRDMEKSLALYRDVIGLQVNYDTTVQTSGVALPAGEPGATARLVLLNANDPWVGWVGLMEWVDPAIPAGDYPKRMGPGDVVLVLNTDDVEGRCARAKQVPGVTFTAEARLQTYPGRNGGPEIRVMGCNFFDPDGILIELNQILQ, from the coding sequence ATGAGGATGATCGCACTGGCCGCCGCCACAAGCCTGCTGGCGGGCTGCGTTGTCGATATCGGCAGCAGCGCCCCGCGCGCGGCCGCCGCGCCCGCGACCGCCTCTCCGGGCGTCGCCGCGCCGAAGGAGCGCCTGCCCACCGATGTGCGCCGCGCCACGATCATCGTGCGCGACATGGAGAAGTCGCTCGCGCTCTACCGCGACGTGATCGGGCTTCAGGTCAATTACGACACCACCGTCCAGACCTCGGGCGTGGCCCTGCCGGCGGGCGAGCCGGGCGCCACGGCGCGGCTGGTGCTGCTCAACGCCAATGACCCTTGGGTTGGCTGGGTCGGGCTGATGGAGTGGGTCGATCCCGCGATCCCGGCGGGCGACTATCCCAAGCGAATGGGCCCGGGCGATGTGGTGCTGGTGCTCAACACCGACGATGTCGAGGGCCGCTGCGCGCGGGCGAAGCAGGTCCCAGGCGTGACCTTCACCGCCGAGGCACGGCTCCAGACCTATCCGGGCCGGAACGGCGGGCCGGAGATCCGGGTGATGGGCTGCAACTTCTTCGACCCCGACGGGATCCTGATCGAGCTCAACCAGATCCTGCAATAA
- a CDS encoding CaiB/BaiF CoA transferase family protein, translating to MSAPTPLAGIRVVEFTHMVMGPVVGHILAGLGAEVVRIEPIGGDSTRRLKGSGAGYFPMYNRGKQSICLDLKSAEGVAVARDLVAQADVLVENFRPGALDRLGLDYESCAAANPGLVYCSEKGFLPGPYENRTALDEVAQMMGGLAYMTGPPGRPLRAGASVIDVTGGMFGVIGVLAALEERHRTGRGQKVTASLFETTAYLVGQHMAQFAVTGSPAAPMPARVSAWAIYDVFETKDEPVFIGVVTDALWEKFCRLFALDDLWADETLRENNARVAARDRIIPAIRALVATMTRAEVIARLDGSGLPFAPIGKPEDLFDDPHLQHGGLEDVTLDNGTAVRLPTIPLEMGGARIGAPQQLPTPGRDARGVLAGLGYDEDRIADLIESGAVGESA from the coding sequence ATGAGCGCCCCCACCCCGCTCGCCGGCATCCGCGTGGTCGAATTCACGCACATGGTAATGGGCCCGGTGGTCGGCCACATTCTGGCCGGCCTTGGTGCCGAGGTGGTGCGGATCGAACCCATCGGCGGCGACAGCACGCGCCGCCTCAAGGGCTCGGGCGCGGGCTATTTCCCGATGTACAACCGCGGCAAGCAGTCGATCTGCCTCGACCTGAAAAGCGCCGAAGGCGTCGCGGTCGCCCGCGACCTCGTGGCGCAGGCCGACGTGCTGGTGGAGAACTTCCGCCCCGGCGCGCTCGACCGGCTGGGGCTGGATTACGAGAGCTGCGCGGCGGCCAATCCGGGGCTGGTCTACTGCTCGGAAAAAGGGTTCCTGCCCGGCCCCTACGAGAACCGCACCGCCCTCGACGAGGTCGCGCAGATGATGGGCGGCCTCGCCTACATGACCGGACCGCCGGGCCGCCCCTTGCGCGCAGGCGCGAGCGTGATCGACGTGACAGGCGGCATGTTCGGCGTGATCGGCGTGCTCGCCGCGCTCGAGGAACGCCACCGCACCGGACGCGGCCAGAAGGTCACCGCCAGCCTGTTCGAGACCACCGCCTATCTCGTCGGCCAGCACATGGCGCAGTTCGCCGTCACCGGCAGCCCCGCCGCCCCGATGCCGGCGCGGGTCTCGGCCTGGGCGATCTACGACGTGTTCGAGACGAAGGACGAGCCGGTCTTCATCGGCGTCGTCACCGATGCGCTGTGGGAGAAGTTCTGCCGTCTGTTCGCGCTCGACGATCTGTGGGCGGACGAGACCCTGCGCGAGAACAACGCCCGCGTGGCGGCCCGTGACCGGATCATCCCTGCGATCCGCGCGCTCGTCGCCACCATGACGCGGGCCGAGGTGATCGCGAGGCTCGACGGTTCGGGCCTCCCCTTCGCCCCCATCGGCAAGCCCGAGGACCTGTTCGACGATCCCCACCTCCAGCACGGGGGGCTGGAGGATGTGACGCTCGACAACGGCACCGCGGTCCGCCTGCCCACCATCCCGCTGGAGATGGGCGGCGCACGGATCGGCGCGCCGCAGCAGCTCCCGACGCCCGGGCGCGATGCGCGCGGCGTGCTGGCGGGGCTGGGTTACGACGAGGACAGGATCGCCGACCTGATTGAAAGCGGCGCTGTGGGAGAGAGCGCATGA
- a CDS encoding hydroxymethylglutaryl-CoA lyase, translating into MTEILVSEVGPRDGLQSISRVMPLEAKKRWIAAEAAAGVREIEVGSFVPPSLLPQMADTAELVAFARGIDGLNVVALVPNAKGAARAAEAGVHAMSIPFSMSETHSLKNVRKDHPAMLAEIAAAAAVAREAGIHFAVGLSTAFGCTMEGAVSEDAVVRLAERAVEAGAQELSLSDTTGYADPAQVRRLVRRVRAAVGADRMTTLHLHNTRGLGLANVVAGLEEGITTFDASLGGLGGCPFAPGASGNLVTEDLVLMLNSMGLKTGIDLEKLLEVRAILAEALPGEPLYGFTPDAGPMKDYAQRIAA; encoded by the coding sequence ATGACCGAGATCCTCGTCTCCGAAGTCGGCCCGCGCGACGGGCTGCAATCGATCAGCCGGGTCATGCCGCTCGAAGCGAAGAAGCGGTGGATCGCGGCGGAGGCGGCGGCGGGTGTGCGCGAGATCGAGGTGGGTTCCTTCGTGCCCCCGAGCCTCCTGCCGCAGATGGCCGACACCGCCGAACTCGTCGCCTTCGCGCGCGGCATCGACGGGCTCAACGTCGTGGCGCTGGTGCCCAACGCGAAAGGCGCGGCCCGCGCCGCCGAGGCCGGGGTGCACGCGATGAGCATTCCCTTCTCGATGAGCGAGACTCACTCCCTGAAGAACGTGCGCAAGGATCACCCCGCCATGCTGGCCGAAATCGCGGCGGCGGCGGCCGTTGCACGCGAGGCGGGCATTCACTTCGCCGTGGGCCTCTCCACCGCCTTCGGCTGCACGATGGAGGGCGCGGTGAGCGAGGATGCGGTGGTGCGCCTCGCCGAACGGGCGGTCGAGGCCGGGGCGCAGGAGCTCTCGCTGTCGGACACCACCGGCTATGCCGATCCGGCCCAGGTGCGAAGGCTGGTGCGCCGGGTGCGCGCGGCGGTGGGCGCGGACAGGATGACGACGCTCCACCTCCACAACACCCGCGGCCTCGGCCTCGCCAATGTCGTGGCCGGGCTGGAGGAAGGGATCACCACCTTCGACGCCTCGCTCGGCGGTCTCGGCGGCTGCCCCTTCGCGCCCGGGGCCAGCGGAAACCTCGTCACCGAAGACCTGGTGCTGATGCTGAACAGCATGGGCCTCAAAACCGGGATCGACCTCGAGAAGCTCCTCGAGGTGCGTGCGATCCTCGCCGAGGCGCTGCCCGGTGAGCCTCTCTACGGCTTCACCCCCGATGCAGGACCCATGAAGGACTACGCGCAGAGGATCGCCGCATGA
- the leuD gene encoding 3-isopropylmalate dehydratase small subunit translates to MKPVSTITSPAVPLLRDNIDTDTIIPSREMKTTGRTGLAGGLFAPWRYTDAATRIADPAFALNRPDAAGARVLLAGANFGCGSSREHAVWALAEFGIEAVIAPSFAPIFKGNCIRNGLLPIELPEDVVRSLGWRTLTIDLAAQTVSAGDESWPFAIDSEARAMLLEGLDAIDLTLKQGQAIRDWLAGDRQLRPWAYLENAT, encoded by the coding sequence GTGAAGCCGGTCTCGACCATCACCAGCCCCGCAGTGCCGCTGCTGCGCGACAATATCGACACCGACACGATCATCCCCAGCCGCGAGATGAAGACCACCGGGCGCACCGGCCTTGCGGGCGGGCTGTTCGCCCCGTGGCGCTACACCGACGCCGCCACCCGGATCGCCGACCCGGCCTTCGCGCTGAACCGGCCCGATGCCGCGGGCGCCCGCGTGCTGCTGGCCGGAGCGAACTTCGGCTGCGGGTCGAGCCGCGAACACGCCGTCTGGGCGCTCGCCGAATTCGGGATCGAGGCTGTGATCGCCCCCTCCTTCGCCCCGATCTTCAAGGGCAACTGCATCCGCAACGGCCTGCTGCCGATCGAACTGCCCGAGGATGTCGTGCGCAGTCTCGGCTGGCGGACGCTGACCATCGATCTTGCCGCACAGACCGTCAGCGCAGGGGACGAAAGCTGGCCCTTCGCCATCGATTCGGAAGCCAGGGCGATGCTGCTCGAAGGGCTGGATGCGATCGACCTCACCCTGAAGCAGGGGCAGGCGATCCGCGACTGGCTGGCCGGTGACCGGCAGCTGCGGCCCTGGGCCTATCTGGAGAACGCCACATGA
- a CDS encoding 3-isopropylmalate dehydratase large subunit → MGLTLFDKIWDAHRIAETAGGAHLIAIDRVFLHERTGAAALRRMAETGRSVLDPARVFAVMDHIVDTRPGRGDGTLMPGGEGFITETRAATRAAGIRLFDVNDRDQGIIHVISPEQGIVLPGITLVAPDSHTCTQGAFGALAWGIGSSEAEHAMVTGTLRMERPKTMRVTFTGRLAPGVTPKDMALALIAAHGAGGGAGHAVEFAGEAVAALDMEGRMTLCNMATEFSAMTGIIAPDAKTFAYLAGRPYAPEAFDDPYWATLRSDTDAAFDREIAIDAGALAPMVSWGTSPEHTIPVTASVPQGPQRAHDYIGLAPGAPLAGTPIDAAFIGSCTNSRIADLRRAAALLKGRRIAPSIRKALVVPGSLAVKRQAEAEGLDKVFEAAGFEWRMSGCSLCFYAGGEGFPEGSRVISSTNRNFEGRQGPGNRTHIASPETVAASAIAGAIADPRTLAREEAPA, encoded by the coding sequence ATGGGACTGACCCTGTTCGACAAGATCTGGGACGCGCACCGCATCGCCGAAACGGCGGGCGGCGCGCACCTGATCGCGATCGACCGGGTGTTCCTGCACGAGCGCACCGGCGCGGCGGCGCTCCGGCGCATGGCCGAAACCGGGCGGAGCGTGCTCGATCCGGCGCGGGTCTTCGCGGTGATGGATCACATCGTCGACACCCGCCCGGGGCGCGGCGACGGCACGCTGATGCCGGGCGGCGAGGGCTTCATCACCGAAACCCGCGCAGCGACGCGGGCCGCGGGGATCAGGCTGTTCGATGTCAACGACCGCGATCAGGGGATCATCCACGTGATCTCGCCCGAACAGGGGATCGTGCTTCCCGGCATCACGCTGGTCGCGCCCGACAGCCATACCTGCACGCAGGGGGCCTTCGGCGCGCTCGCCTGGGGCATCGGCAGCAGCGAGGCCGAGCACGCGATGGTCACGGGCACGCTCAGGATGGAACGGCCGAAGACGATGCGCGTGACCTTTACCGGCCGGCTTGCCCCCGGCGTCACCCCCAAGGACATGGCGCTCGCCCTGATCGCGGCGCATGGCGCGGGCGGCGGGGCGGGCCATGCGGTGGAGTTTGCCGGAGAGGCGGTGGCGGCGCTCGACATGGAGGGGCGCATGACGCTCTGCAACATGGCGACCGAGTTCAGCGCCATGACCGGGATCATCGCGCCCGACGCGAAGACTTTTGCATACCTCGCCGGTCGCCCCTACGCCCCCGAAGCCTTCGACGATCCCTATTGGGCGACCCTCCGATCCGACACCGATGCGGCCTTCGACCGCGAGATCGCGATCGACGCCGGCGCGCTCGCGCCGATGGTGAGCTGGGGCACCAGCCCCGAACACACGATCCCCGTCACCGCGTCCGTGCCTCAGGGTCCGCAGCGCGCGCATGACTACATCGGCCTTGCCCCCGGCGCGCCGCTCGCCGGGACGCCGATCGATGCCGCCTTCATCGGCTCGTGCACCAACAGCCGCATCGCCGATCTGCGCCGCGCCGCCGCGCTCCTGAAGGGCCGCCGGATCGCGCCCTCTATCCGGAAGGCGCTGGTCGTGCCCGGCTCGCTCGCGGTCAAGCGGCAGGCCGAGGCCGAGGGGCTGGACAAGGTGTTCGAGGCCGCAGGCTTCGAATGGCGCATGAGCGGCTGTTCGCTGTGCTTCTACGCGGGCGGCGAGGGATTCCCCGAGGGCTCGCGCGTGATCTCCAGCACCAACCGCAATTTCGAGGGCCGGCAGGGGCCCGGCAACCGCACCCACATCGCCTCCCCCGAAACCGTCGCTGCGAGTGCCATCGCCGGGGCCATCGCCGATCCGCGCACCCTCGCCCGCGAGGAGGCACCCGCGTGA
- a CDS encoding DUF3598 domain-containing protein produces the protein MTDFAKAMPLLARHEGVWDGTYSYFNAKNEKVDEHASRLLCRITGDPEVPYRQTNHYRWPDGRTEVRDFPATYRDGRIWWDNELIQGWAAEVPLDEYNRTMMLYWQRTGDPSLYLYEQIQISDCGQHRCRTWHWIRNGMLETRTAIQETFVTRDWRAVDAEMKAKG, from the coding sequence ATGACCGACTTCGCCAAGGCCATGCCGCTGCTCGCGCGCCACGAGGGCGTGTGGGACGGCACCTATTCCTATTTCAACGCGAAGAACGAGAAGGTCGACGAGCACGCCAGCCGCCTGCTGTGCCGCATCACCGGCGACCCGGAGGTGCCCTATCGCCAAACCAATCACTATCGCTGGCCCGACGGGCGCACCGAGGTGCGCGATTTCCCCGCGACCTACCGCGACGGGCGCATCTGGTGGGACAACGAGCTGATCCAGGGCTGGGCGGCGGAAGTCCCGCTCGACGAATACAACCGCACCATGATGCTCTACTGGCAGCGCACCGGCGATCCCTCGCTCTATCTCTACGAGCAGATCCAGATCTCCGATTGCGGGCAGCACCGCTGCCGCACGTGGCACTGGATCAGGAACGGGATGCTGGAAACGCGCACCGCCATCCAGGAAACCTTCGTCACCAGGGACTGGCGCGCGGTGGATGCGGAAATGAAGGCGAAGGGCTGA
- a CDS encoding alpha/beta fold hydrolase, whose protein sequence is MLTIPGTGRRVHYRRCGRGPALLMVHQSPRSSAEYEPLMRQWGEHFTCIAPDTPGFGLSDPLPGQPEIADFADALCETIDALGIGCCPAYGFHSGGIILVTALKRQPHRFRALAVGGYAIWSEAEMRIFGERYLPEFHPAPYGEHLAWLWNRMLEQSWIFPWFDTREEARLPGAHADVARVAQAVMEMLEAGNAYQAGYGAVLRAPRDIPPADAAVPPCLISAYAGDPLQAHIDRLGPMPAGWEARKVATPAEHQDASLAFLRRHGGDAPCPPIAEDAHEGWVALQGGLIHWKGARGADRLVLHAPASEMADPEPGTLALDVPGHGQSDPFDDLQGAIEATALALGAEAILWPAPPPGDPERLYPDMTPDRFGAYLQRAWAIARVEAFFAPWYEASAAHAIPLDAAALEPPALQRRARARIVAGDAARRWHDTLSTIKGETG, encoded by the coding sequence ATGCTGACGATCCCCGGCACCGGCAGGCGCGTGCACTACCGTCGCTGCGGCAGGGGTCCGGCGCTGCTGATGGTCCACCAGAGCCCGCGATCCTCGGCCGAATACGAGCCGCTGATGCGCCAGTGGGGCGAGCATTTCACCTGCATCGCGCCCGACACGCCGGGCTTCGGCCTGTCCGATCCGCTGCCGGGCCAGCCCGAGATCGCCGACTTCGCCGATGCGCTGTGCGAGACGATCGATGCGCTCGGGATCGGTTGCTGCCCCGCCTACGGCTTCCATTCGGGCGGCATCATCCTCGTCACCGCGCTTAAGCGCCAGCCGCACCGGTTCCGCGCGCTTGCGGTCGGCGGCTACGCGATCTGGAGCGAGGCCGAGATGCGCATCTTCGGGGAGCGTTACCTGCCCGAGTTCCACCCCGCGCCCTATGGCGAGCACCTCGCCTGGCTGTGGAACCGGATGCTCGAACAGAGCTGGATCTTCCCGTGGTTCGACACGCGCGAGGAAGCGCGGCTGCCCGGGGCCCATGCCGATGTTGCACGGGTGGCGCAGGCGGTGATGGAGATGCTGGAGGCCGGCAATGCCTATCAGGCGGGCTATGGCGCGGTGCTGCGCGCGCCGCGCGACATTCCGCCTGCGGATGCTGCCGTGCCGCCCTGTCTGATCAGCGCCTATGCCGGCGATCCCCTGCAGGCGCATATCGATCGTCTCGGGCCGATGCCCGCCGGGTGGGAGGCGAGGAAAGTCGCCACCCCCGCCGAGCATCAGGACGCCAGCCTCGCCTTCCTGCGCCGGCACGGTGGCGATGCGCCCTGCCCTCCCATCGCCGAGGATGCGCACGAAGGCTGGGTCGCTCTGCAAGGCGGCCTGATCCACTGGAAGGGCGCGCGCGGCGCCGACCGTCTCGTGCTCCATGCGCCCGCCAGCGAAATGGCCGATCCGGAGCCTGGCACCCTTGCGCTCGACGTTCCCGGCCACGGCCAGTCCGATCCCTTCGACGATCTGCAAGGCGCGATCGAGGCGACGGCGCTGGCGCTCGGGGCAGAGGCGATCCTGTGGCCCGCGCCGCCGCCGGGCGACCCGGAGCGGCTCTATCCCGACATGACGCCCGACCGCTTCGGCGCCTATCTCCAGCGCGCCTGGGCCATCGCCCGCGTCGAGGCCTTCTTCGCGCCGTGGTACGAGGCGAGCGCCGCCCATGCGATCCCGCTCGACGCGGCGGCGCTCGAGCCACCCGCACTCCAGCGCCGCGCCCGCGCCCGGATCGTCGCGGGGGATGCCGCGCGCCGCTGGCATGATACACTCAGCACCATCAAGGGAGAGACCGGATGA
- a CDS encoding isochorismatase family protein has product MTELIGTRMISDGRTARQLFDEVMANPARRKFGFGSKLAIVNVDVQQAYTRMDMFRTAYETDPRQIEYINTISRLARERGMPVVWSRVAYKADAGDAGVWGTRTDTEDSLQNIKYGSERHAFDPRCDIHPDDLEYTKRMPSAFFETPLASYLTFHRVDTVVVTGGSTSGCVRATAVDALSHGYRTIVPIETCADKHESYHFANLTDLQLKYADVEPVQAVIDWLEAR; this is encoded by the coding sequence ATGACGGAATTGATCGGCACGAGAATGATTTCGGACGGCAGGACCGCGCGCCAGCTGTTCGATGAGGTGATGGCGAACCCCGCCCGCCGCAAGTTCGGTTTCGGCAGCAAGCTCGCCATCGTCAATGTCGATGTCCAGCAGGCCTATACCCGTATGGACATGTTCAGGACCGCCTACGAGACCGACCCGCGCCAGATCGAATACATCAACACGATCAGCCGCCTGGCGCGCGAGCGGGGGATGCCGGTGGTGTGGAGCCGCGTCGCCTACAAGGCCGATGCCGGGGACGCAGGCGTGTGGGGCACGCGCACCGATACCGAGGACAGCCTGCAGAACATCAAGTACGGCAGCGAGCGCCACGCCTTCGACCCGCGCTGCGACATTCACCCCGACGATCTCGAATACACCAAGCGCATGCCGAGCGCCTTCTTCGAGACCCCGCTGGCGAGCTACCTGACCTTCCACCGGGTCGATACCGTGGTGGTGACCGGCGGTTCGACCTCGGGCTGCGTGCGGGCCACCGCGGTCGATGCGCTGAGCCACGGCTACAGGACCATCGTCCCGATCGAGACCTGCGCCGACAAGCACGAGAGCTACCACTTCGCCAACCTCACCGACCTCCAGCTCAAATATGCCGACGTGGAGCCCGTGCAGGCGGTGATCGACTGGCTGGAGGCGCGCTGA
- a CDS encoding polysaccharide deacetylase family protein, translated as MREGAGDPELYDYHPYNARPKIIWPGGKTVAVWVAPNLEYYEFDPPVHPKRKPWPRPHPDVVGFSHRDHSNRVSHWRMAEVMSRHGFPGSVSLSVALCQHHPEVVADAAARGWEFFSHGIYNTRYSYDMTEEQERAIIEDSIATVRAATGQTIRGWLAPALTHTPRTLDLIAEYGLDYTCDLYHDDQVQEVKVAKGRLASIPYSLEVNDHYGFFVYNMSGREYAETLIRQFERLAAEGERSGTVMCIPLHAYLIGQPHRIGPFEEALRHIAADGRAWIARAGEIVDAWREQVG; from the coding sequence ATGCGGGAAGGTGCGGGCGACCCGGAGCTTTACGACTACCATCCCTACAATGCCCGGCCGAAGATCATCTGGCCGGGTGGCAAGACAGTCGCCGTGTGGGTCGCGCCCAATCTCGAATACTACGAGTTCGACCCGCCCGTTCACCCCAAGCGCAAACCGTGGCCGCGCCCGCACCCCGACGTGGTGGGCTTCTCGCACCGCGACCACTCCAACCGCGTAAGCCACTGGCGCATGGCCGAGGTGATGAGCCGCCACGGCTTCCCCGGCTCGGTCAGCCTGTCGGTCGCGCTGTGCCAGCACCATCCCGAAGTGGTCGCCGATGCGGCGGCGCGCGGATGGGAGTTCTTCAGTCACGGCATCTACAACACCCGCTATTCCTATGACATGACGGAGGAACAGGAACGCGCGATCATCGAGGATTCGATCGCCACCGTGCGCGCGGCCACGGGGCAGACGATCCGCGGCTGGCTCGCCCCGGCGCTGACCCACACGCCGCGCACGCTCGACCTGATCGCGGAATACGGGCTCGACTATACCTGCGATCTCTATCACGACGATCAGGTGCAGGAGGTGAAGGTGGCGAAGGGCCGGCTGGCCTCGATACCCTACAGCCTCGAGGTGAACGACCACTACGGCTTCTTCGTCTACAACATGAGCGGGCGCGAATATGCCGAGACGCTGATCCGCCAGTTCGAACGCCTGGCGGCCGAGGGCGAACGCTCGGGCACGGTCATGTGCATTCCGCTGCACGCCTACCTGATCGGTCAGCCGCACCGGATCGGTCCCTTCGAGGAAGCCCTGCGCCACATCGCCGCCGATGGCCGCGCATGGATCGCGCGGGCGGGCGAGATCGTCGATGCGTGGCGGGAGCAGGTCGGATGA